From Uloborus diversus isolate 005 chromosome 8, Udiv.v.3.1, whole genome shotgun sequence, a single genomic window includes:
- the LOC129227653 gene encoding uncharacterized protein LOC129227653: protein MEENIFGSGVKLPSLPGLQSGLEDEILFLIREVDLEFQSKHKELLTELTRLRKLCVTQSAQIENLRTALVSDKDESRIKDLEEQLKSSAKYVEKLQNENFHLKQENNNLKKKIRNGNENEVHSSLMKSLKIEQEENKALREKLLTLNQHCEKLQSSAQTISKSSRLRESDALEQRQVNASNVLQTEIASIAEKFMKEEAEQCKNLELQMSEEISSLGKKYSEVS, encoded by the exons ATGGAAGAAAACATATTTGGTTCCGGTGTAAA acTTCCAAGTTTACCAGGTTTACAGTCTGGATTAGAAGATGAAATTCTTTTCCTGATAAGAGAAGTTGACTTAGAATTCCAGAGCAAACACAAAGAGCTCTTGACTGAATTGACTAGGTTACGGAAATTATGTGTAACTCAAAGCGCTCAGATTGAGAACTTGAGAACTGCTCTTGTATCCGATAAAGAT GAAAGCAGAATCAAAGATTTAGAAGAACAGCTAAAATCATCAGCAAAATATGTAGAAAAGTTGCAAAATGAA aattttcatcttaaacaagaaaataataacttaaaaaagaaaatccggAATGGAAATGAAAATGAAGTTCATTCCAGCTTAATGAAGAGTTTAAAAATTGAACAg GAAGAAAATAAAGCTCTTAGAGAAAAATTGTTGACGTTGAATCAGCATTGTGAGAAACTGCAGTCCAGTGCTCAAACTATTTCAAAAAGCTCAAGACTTCGAGAAAGTGACGCATTGGAACAAAGACAAGT taatgcTTCTAATGTGTTACAAACGGAAATTGCTTCCATAGctgaaaagtttatgaaagaaGAAGCTGAACAGTGCAAGAATCTCGAGTTACAGATGAGTGAGGAAATCtcttccttgggaaaaaaatattctgaagtaTCATAG